Sequence from the Vicia villosa cultivar HV-30 ecotype Madison, WI unplaced genomic scaffold, Vvil1.0 ctg.000162F_1_1_1, whole genome shotgun sequence genome:
TGATCTGGGTGTTTTCCGCTTGCCATAGTTCAcatatttttaaaacataatttttagaAGTTTATTCTTAACttgggatctattcaccccctctagataagtTGCTTTCGTCTAACAAGTTATACCCCAAGAAATTAGGTATAACAACTTTGGTAAATCGTCGTAGCTTCTAAGAACTCAATTTATGACAAATAAACACATTCATCAATAGTGCTAtacaagaaatttaaaataagacATGATCGTTTTTTTTCTGATAATTTATAACAAATTGTTTATTTTCCCGTTTAACCAAAATCAttgcaaaatccctaattttatattttattacacGTTACAATTGCTTTTTTAtacaacaaaaaataataattttatagagattaaaaatcaatattttttttataggggCTAAAAATTATTTTGGATAATttcatagggactaaaaacatatttaacccaaaaatataagataaaaaaatagGTGAGATAAAGGTATTAATATATGTTAATCCAAATATCAtaactctaaaaaaaaaataaaaattctcaaAACTATAGTAACatattgacaaaaaaaaaaagaatacagTAACataataattgtttaaaaatgaattatAACATTGATATTCGACAGAAATACATCTCTTTAGAGATGTGTCATAATCTCATACATCCTTACAGACAACaagaaatttaattaaatataatacagACATATTCAAGGCCAAGAAAATACCTACAATTATTACATTTTTTCCTCATAGTTTTTCTTAAACAAATCCACCCCATTTAAAAAGTCACCTCATTTTGCGCCTATCATTATCACTTAGTATTTTCAAATTATTAGACTGCATTGTCACAAACTCTTCAtaattttcatcattttcttcACCATctcccttattattattattattgccacTACTCAAATTTGGAACCTCTTTTTTCCTCTTCAAAACACCATCTTTAAGCCATTCCACAACCTCTATCATACTAGGCCTTTTATCAGGACTACTATCAGTGCACATAACAGCTATCATAATCACAGATTTTAACTGCTCTAAATCAAAATTTCCTTTCAATTTTGGATCAGCAATGTGTTTAAAAACACCCTTTTGTACATAGGGTGTCACCCATTGAACAATGTCCCTTTTTATTCCACCAGGTAGTTTTTCGATCGGTTTTTTTGCACTAATGATTTCTAAAAGCAAGATTCCAAAACTGTAAACATCACAGCTTTCGGAAACTTTCCCCCACATAGCATATTCTGGTGCTAAATAGCCTAGTGTGCCTTTGACTCTTGTTGTTAGATGGCTTACGCCTTCTGGTATTAGCTTTGCAAAACCAAAATCAGCTACCTTGGCTTGAAATTCTGTGTCTAATAGAACATTGCTTGCTTTTATGTCTCTATGGATTATGTGAGGATTTGCCTCATGGTGCAAGTACCTTAATAATCAAACACATTAATTGGTCATAGACGGCAAATTAAAGTTCAactagtttaaaaaaaatattaatagataaatgagatttgaatatgttattttttaaaatttatgaataGACTATTTCAAGTATAGAAGTATAATAAGGtgcattattaaataaattatggtGTAACGAAAAATCTTAACATTAAGGTTTTTTTTTCAAACCCCTCTATCAAAATTCAGCTTCAACTATCACAATTTATATGGTAGCAACTGCATTGATAACAATCACAACTTTAACAACTACATCCGCAACAGCTACCGTAATTTAAAATCATGGATCAgagtaaatttaacaataatagATATTAATGTGTATTTTTTAGTGTAATCCTTGCGAATGGATAAATTTTTCACATAGAGACGGAAATAGGGATGAGACATAAATTTTGATTGGAGGTATGGGAAATATCCCCCCTCCTTTTCACCCATTAATATCTCTACTCAAGtttcacaaattttcaaaaatatttataaattatttagtaAAGAGGTTATCATATCGGTAGCGGAAGTCAAATCGCCATTCTTGCGAGATATAAGCTAACTCATGAGTAACTAAACTAACAATTATCGACATTTCCTGATTTTTAAAGAGTTTTTAACCTATATATACAATATCTAGAGGAACTATTGAAGGATATAGATTGTAATAAAATTTTAGAGAGGTAAAATTAAGGAATACTCACGCTAAACCTTCAGCTGCTCCAATTGTTATGTTCATTCTTCTAGGCCAATCTAGTAAACAATCAGAGGCAAGTTGACCATGTAAATGAGTGAGTAGACTATGATTAGGCATGTAATCATACACAATTAACCTTTCATCTCCTCCTGCATAGAATCCCCTCAATCCTAACAAATTCCTATGCCTCACCCTTCCAAGTACTTCCACTTCAACCGCAAATTCCATCTCGGCTTTCGCAGTCATTGTCTTCAACCTCTTCACAGCAATCTGCATATGTTCCATTCATCAGTGTCACAAAAATTTCTAATACCTTAAATATTTGCAATTGCACTAACACAAATAAAGACAGAAACACTGTTACGTCAAGTCAACACATTCTATGTAGAACATCTGACACATAGAGAAACAAACACGACACTACTCACATGTCAAATATATTAACATGTCAAGTCAACATACGTGTCGAACATCAGACACATAATTGATTAGAAGTGTTTGCGGTTTATAAATCATAATAAACAAACTTAAAATTTAAGTGGAAAAAAATTTAATTGCCTCAACGCCTTTATTTGTCTGACCCCAATATACACTTCCAAATCCACCTTCTCCAATTTTGTTATCTTGATGAAAGTTATTTGTTGCACGAAGCAACTCCTTCAAAGTGTATCTTTCCCATGGATAATCCCTACTATTTTTCTTCTcatcaacattcctaacaaaag
This genomic interval carries:
- the LOC131624758 gene encoding PTI1-like tyrosine-protein kinase At3g15890, with amino-acid sequence MSLKCLCCFLSNEDESPRRNVDEKKNSRDYPWERYTLKELLRATNNFHQDNKIGEGGFGSVYWGQTNKGVEIAVKRLKTMTAKAEMEFAVEVEVLGRVRHRNLLGLRGFYAGGDERLIVYDYMPNHSLLTHLHGQLASDCLLDWPRRMNITIGAAEGLAYLHHEANPHIIHRDIKASNVLLDTEFQAKVADFGFAKLIPEGVSHLTTRVKGTLGYLAPEYAMWGKVSESCDVYSFGILLLEIISAKKPIEKLPGGIKRDIVQWVTPYVQKGVFKHIADPKLKGNFDLEQLKSVIMIAVMCTDSSPDKRPSMIEVVEWLKDGVLKRKKEVPNLSSGNNNNNKGDGEENDENYEEFVTMQSNNLKILSDNDRRKMR